Proteins encoded in a region of the Haloarcula litorea genome:
- a CDS encoding antitoxin VapB family protein → MSTQTVTADEQIRVSNRVKRILDRQRREGESYNDVLERVLGESEAGDFYDGFGRWSDEEAERVREQRERAKDERKARM, encoded by the coding sequence ATGTCGACGCAAACGGTGACAGCGGACGAACAGATTCGAGTTAGCAACCGAGTGAAGCGTATCCTCGATCGGCAGCGACGCGAGGGCGAGTCCTACAACGATGTCCTCGAACGTGTCCTCGGCGAGAGCGAGGCAGGTGACTTCTACGACGGGTTCGGCCGGTGGTCGGATGAGGAGGCCGAGCGCGTTCGCGAGCAGCGCGAGCGGGCCAAGGACGAACGGAAAGCGCGGATGTGA
- a CDS encoding DUF2250 domain-containing protein — protein sequence MVSQAEIDRLRTEANTILTRIQRVDEALERARSEEGEHWDQRELELTLETPHGESIEVTLSLDEDAASNAQTRYERAKELEAELERREAVVGQLAPMPRDPVAYLVCYHLDTVEGNYPRSMAGHLDAERGHVEDLCEQLDSAGLLERVESGTVKQRRVKAKRADEVRQHHTYYRLSREGDHLLRFLGDRDGKLNVLRHLPDGQTIARRLARGGPDYPRMTANELEMEFEYVRHLYRALQRVGLVTVYEGSTIKGSERKLKPKDETHKKHTYYVTTDIAEELLRELTQQDRDNPSS from the coding sequence ATGGTGTCTCAGGCCGAGATCGACCGGCTCCGAACGGAGGCCAACACGATCCTGACGCGCATACAGCGCGTCGACGAGGCACTGGAACGAGCCCGGTCGGAGGAAGGAGAGCACTGGGACCAGAGGGAACTGGAACTCACACTCGAGACACCGCACGGCGAGTCGATCGAGGTCACGCTGTCACTCGACGAAGACGCCGCGAGTAACGCCCAGACACGGTACGAGCGAGCGAAGGAACTCGAAGCGGAACTGGAGCGACGAGAGGCGGTCGTCGGCCAGCTCGCACCGATGCCCCGGGACCCGGTCGCGTATCTCGTCTGCTATCACCTCGACACCGTCGAAGGCAACTATCCGAGGTCGATGGCCGGGCACCTCGACGCCGAACGCGGCCACGTCGAGGACCTCTGTGAACAACTGGACTCGGCGGGACTGTTGGAACGTGTCGAATCAGGAACGGTCAAACAACGACGAGTGAAGGCCAAACGAGCCGACGAGGTGCGCCAGCACCACACCTACTATCGGCTGTCTCGGGAAGGCGATCACCTCCTCCGGTTTCTCGGCGATCGGGACGGCAAACTGAACGTGTTGCGGCATCTGCCCGATGGACAGACGATCGCCAGGCGACTGGCTCGCGGCGGGCCGGACTACCCACGGATGACTGCTAACGAACTGGAAATGGAGTTCGAGTACGTCCGGCACCTCTATCGTGCGCTGCAACGCGTCGGGCTGGTGACGGTATATGAAGGGAGTACCATCAAGGGCAGCGAGCGAAAGCTCAAGCCCAAAGACGAGACTCACAAGAAACACACCTACTACGTGACGACAGATATTGCCGAGGAACTCCTCCGGGAGCTGACGCAACAGGATAGGGATAACCCGTCATCATAG
- a CDS encoding AbrB/MazE/SpoVT family DNA-binding domain-containing protein: protein MASSTDEPTVVRVSQKGQATIPKRLREEFDIETPGEVFIYEEGGRIVIEPVPTIGDLHGIHAGEHEPGEVMEKVREVREDEKEREADRVERLRPSADE from the coding sequence ATGGCAAGTAGTACAGATGAACCGACAGTAGTACGAGTGTCCCAGAAAGGGCAGGCCACGATCCCCAAGCGACTGCGCGAGGAGTTCGACATCGAGACACCGGGTGAGGTGTTCATCTACGAGGAGGGGGGTCGGATCGTTATCGAGCCCGTCCCTACGATCGGTGATCTGCACGGCATCCACGCCGGCGAGCACGAACCCGGCGAGGTAATGGAGAAAGTGCGAGAGGTGAGGGAAGACGAAAAGGAGCGCGAAGCAGACCGAGTTGAGCGGCTGCGCCCCTCTGCGGACGAATGA
- a CDS encoding NADP-dependent oxidoreductase, which yields MRAIRLQETDGIDALTEEDVSCPEPSPDEYLVRVHAAGINPLDWLLSRGMLPHLLDTDLPWIPGWDVSGVVESVGSDVSEFAPGDAVFGMSRLPGAGGAFADHTTMSADEIAAKPEGLSHHEAAAVPMAGQTAFHALYEEGDVDSAERVLVHAASGGVGHMAIQFAEHTGAHVIGTASGDNEAFLRELGVDEFVNYRSERFEEVVDDVDLVLDAVGGDVLERSVEVLRSGGIVVTLPEPPSQAAVDRYHDEYGVDVRFFDVITDSDPETLRQVAAHIDAGVVAPRVSDVYSLSKMQDALDRSAGGHVRGKLAVGLTGGVDD from the coding sequence ATGAGAGCGATACGACTTCAGGAAACCGACGGGATCGACGCACTAACCGAGGAGGACGTCTCCTGCCCCGAACCGAGCCCCGACGAATACCTCGTCCGAGTACACGCGGCCGGAATCAATCCCCTCGATTGGCTTCTCTCCCGGGGGATGCTTCCACACCTGCTCGACACTGACCTCCCGTGGATCCCCGGCTGGGACGTGTCGGGCGTCGTTGAATCGGTCGGCTCCGACGTGTCCGAATTCGCTCCCGGCGACGCCGTCTTCGGAATGTCACGTCTTCCCGGTGCCGGAGGGGCGTTCGCCGACCACACCACGATGTCGGCTGATGAAATCGCGGCCAAGCCAGAAGGACTCAGCCATCACGAGGCTGCGGCCGTCCCCATGGCAGGGCAGACGGCCTTCCACGCACTCTACGAAGAAGGTGACGTTGACTCCGCAGAGCGAGTACTCGTCCACGCAGCGAGCGGTGGTGTCGGACACATGGCTATCCAGTTCGCAGAACATACGGGAGCACACGTCATCGGAACCGCCTCCGGAGACAACGAGGCATTTCTCCGCGAACTCGGAGTCGACGAGTTTGTCAACTACCGATCGGAGCGATTCGAGGAGGTAGTGGACGACGTCGACCTCGTCCTCGATGCCGTCGGCGGGGACGTTCTCGAACGGTCAGTCGAGGTCTTACGGTCGGGCGGCATCGTCGTCACGCTTCCGGAACCGCCCTCGCAAGCGGCGGTCGACCGATACCACGACGAATACGGCGTCGACGTCCGATTTTTTGATGTCATCACGGATTCGGACCCGGAGACGCTCCGCCAGGTTGCCGCTCATATTGACGCCGGTGTGGTTGCTCCCAGAGTCAGTGACGTGTATTCACTGTCTAAGATGCAAGACGCACTTGACAGGAGCGCAGGGGGTCACGTCCGCGGCAAACTCGCGGTTGGGCTCACGGGAGGAGTCGATGACTGA
- a CDS encoding PIN domain-containing protein, with amino-acid sequence MSPGYVFDTEALIAFLYDEPGHEYVADLLDDVESGQAEGLLSETNASEVYSLVGCFEGTDADAPTTDSFRVADRDLRALRRHGVVIERADWQLAGEVKADGDISLADAHAVALAHERDATLVVGGDGDFDELPLEIDTERFRDHGV; translated from the coding sequence ATGAGCCCGGGATACGTCTTCGACACGGAGGCACTCATCGCGTTCCTGTACGACGAACCCGGTCACGAGTACGTGGCCGATCTCCTCGACGATGTCGAATCCGGGCAGGCTGAGGGCCTCCTCTCGGAGACAAACGCGAGTGAGGTGTACTCCCTCGTTGGTTGCTTCGAGGGCACAGATGCGGATGCCCCGACGACAGACTCGTTCCGGGTGGCCGATAGAGACCTCCGAGCGCTCAGACGCCACGGCGTTGTCATCGAGCGGGCTGACTGGCAGCTCGCCGGCGAGGTGAAAGCCGACGGTGATATCTCACTCGCTGACGCGCACGCCGTCGCTCTCGCGCACGAGCGGGATGCGACACTGGTGGTAGGCGGTGACGGCGACTTCGATGAGCTGCCGCTCGAGATCGATACCGAGCGGTTCCGCGACCACGGTGTCTAA